In a genomic window of Ipomoea triloba cultivar NCNSP0323 chromosome 3, ASM357664v1:
- the LOC116013489 gene encoding uncharacterized protein LOC116013489 yields the protein MMICGEKMEPLNQRSLERVVSQRALQMGSSFPCQICVVGFLCGVCLTSLFMAALTSFGAFEFGVISFSPGFLASNSTSRLIAGVSSGDCNFAQNETRVWIRSQETIIVSEEDERVSLLYSAWSDLLHQSSSEDELSPGKRLGSSNTPKAPHLENCKLSARTYKRLDSRAENESFPPWTIWKGMLDSLPLPTPDDQLWRYRHNSISQGAYPPWIEGSDEENYPLTRKVQRDIWIHQHPLNCRDQSVKFLVADWERIPGFGMGAQFAGMCGLLAIAINEKRVLVTNYYNRADHDGCKGSSRSSWSCYFFPETSQECRERAFELMKQKEAWDKGIITVKENYTSKEIWAGRVPRVWGSPWSYLQPTTEVNGTLISYHRKMDRRWWRAQAVRYLMRFQTEYTCSLLNIARHSAFGQEAAKMVLETPINDFPDAKHDIETFVWSSHKPWIPRPLLIMHVRMGDKACEMKVVGFEEYMQLAERIRKNFPELKSIWLSTEMQEVIDKTRMHPHWKFYYTNVTRQVGNITMATYEASLGREVSTNYPLVNFLMATEADFFTGALGSTWSYLIDGMRNTGGKVMSGYLSVNKDRFW from the exons ATGATGATTTGTGGAGAAAAAATGGAGCCTTTGAACCAGAGATCTCTGGAGAGAGTTGTTTCCCAGAGAGCTCTTCAAATGGGGAGTTCATTCCCCTGTCAAATTTGCGTGGTTGGTTTCCTTTGTGGGGTTTGCCTTACCTCATTGTTCATGGCTGCTCTCACCTCCTTTGGTGCCTTTGAGTTTGGTGTAATCTCGTTTTCGCCCGGTTTTCTTGCCTCGAATTCAACCTCAAGACTCATAGCTGGTGTTTCCA GTGGTGACTGTAATTTTGCACAGAACGAAACACGGGTTTGGATTCGTTCACAAGAAACGATCATTGTTAGTGAGGAGGATGAAAGAGTGTCGTTGTTGTACTCAGCATGGAGTGATTTACTGCATCAGTCGAGTAGTGAAGATGAGTTATCGCCAGGCAAAAGATTGGGCAGTTCCAATACACCGAAAGCCCCTCACCTCGAGAACTGCAAGCTGAGCGCCAGAACATATAAACGTCTTGATAGTCGAGCTGAGAACGAAAGCTTCCCGCCATGGACTATTTGGAAGGGAATGTTGGATAGCCTACCATTGCCAACACCCGACGATCAGCTATGGCGTTATAGACACAATTCGATTTCTCAAGGAGCTTATCCTCCCTGG ATTGAGGGATCGGATGAGGAGAACTACCCCTTGACGAGGAAAGTGCAGCGCGACATTTGGATCCACCAGCACCCTTTGAACTGTCGTGATCAAAGTGTGAAGTTTTTGGTAGCAGATTGGGAGAGGATCCCGGGGTTTGGCATGGGAGCCCAGTTTGCAGGAATGTGCGGTCTACTTGCTATTGCAATTAACGAGAAAAGGGTACTCGTTACAAACTACTACAACCGGGCTGACCATGATGGTTGCAAAG GCTCATCGCGTTCTAGTTGGTCATGCTACTTCTTTCCCGAAACATCCCAAGAATGCAGGGAACGTGCTTTCGAGCTTATGAAACAGAAAGAAGCGTGGGATAAAGGGATCATAACGGTGAAAGAAAATTATACCTCGAAAGAGATATGGGCAGGGCGGGTTCCCAG GGTATGGGGCAGTCCTTGGAGTTACCTACAGCCCACCACAGAGGTAAATGGGACCCTAATTTCTTATCACCGGAAAATGGACCGGAGATGGTGGAGGGCACAG GCAGTGCGGTATCTGATGAGGTTTCAGACCGAGTACACATGCAGCTTACTGAACATTGCAAGGCATTCAGCGTTTGGACAGGAAGCAGCAAAAATGGTTCTCGAAACGCCAATCAATGATTTTCCAGACGCGAAACATGACATAGAAACATTCGTATGGTCGAGTCATAAACCATGGATCCCGAGGCCATTGCTCATTATGCACGTTAGAATGGGGGACAAGGCGTGTGAAATGAAGGTGGTCGGGTTTGAAGAGTACATGCAACTTGCAGAGCGCATAAGAAAAAACTTCCCCGAGCTGAAAAGCATTTGGCTTTCTACTGAAATGCAG GAGGTCATTGATAAAACGCGGATGCATCCCCACTGGAAGTTTTACTACACAAACGTCACCCGACAAGTGGGAAACATCACGATGGCAACTTATGAAGCCAGTCTCGGCAGGGAAGTTAGCACGAACTATCCTCTCGTCAATTTCTTGATGGCCACCGAAGCTGATTTCTTCACCGGGGCGCTGGGATCAACTTGGAGCTATCTCATCGATGGCATGAGGAACACCGGAGGGAAAGTCATGTCAGGATACTTGAGCGTTAACAAAGACCGGTTTTGGTAG